DNA from Mycobacterium bourgelatii:
TCGGCGTCCAGCGCGATGACGTCGGCGCCCTCGTCGGCGAAGCGCTGGCAGTGCACCCGGCCGGTGCCGCGGGACGCTCCGGTGACGAGCACGACCTTGTCACGCAACCCACTCAGCATGGCTTCTTGACGAATTCAAATCCCTTGTAACCGGCGTCGGCGATCTCGGCGCAGATTTCGTTGTAGGCCGCGAAGCCGCCGACGAACAACATGAAACCGCGCGGCTTGCCGGGCACATTGGCGCCCATGTACCAGGAATTGGCCTTGGTGAACAACGACGCGTCGGCGCGCCGGGCCAGTTCGACGCCCCAGCCGTCTACCGCGTCCCGAGTTGGTTCCATGGCGGCGTAGCCGTGGTCGTCGAGGTAGGCAATGGCGTCGGCGATCCAATTCACGTGCGCCTCAGCGTGTAACACCATGTTGGCCAGGACGGCCGGTGCTCCCGGGCCGGAAATGACGAACAGGTTGGGGAAGCCGTCGACGCCGAGGCCCAGGTAGGTGCGCGGTCCGTGCGCCCAGTTGTCGCGCAGCAACTCACCGCCGCGGCCGACGATGTCGATCTTGCCCAGCGCTCCGGTCAGCGCATCGAAACCCGTTGCGAACACGATCATGTCAAGGTCGTAATGCTGTTCAGTCGTGTTGATGCCGGTGGCGTCGATCGATCCGATCGGGGTGGCGCGCACGCTGATCAGTGACACGTTCGGCTTGTTGAAGGTCTCAAAGTAGTTGCTGTCGGTGCAGATTCGCTTGGTCCCGATCGGATGGTCGTTCGGGATGAGCAAGTCGGCCAGGGCCGGATCCTTGACCACGGCGCGGATCTTCTCTTCGTAGAACGCGCGTGCCTCGTCGTTGGCCGCCAGGTCGGTCAGTTGATCGGGGAACGTCTTGGAGTACAACACACCGCCGAGTTGCCAACGCTTCTCGAACGCCGCCCGACGCTCCTCCGGGCTGTATTCCATGGTCGACTTCGGCGCGGTGATATGCGGCGAACCGCCACCGCTGCGCCACGAGAGCCGACGCCGCTCGGCATAGCCGGCCTTGATCTCGGCGAGTTCCTCCGCCGTGAGCTTCCGATTGCCGGCCGGGACACTGAAATTGGGTGTGCGCTGAAAGACGTAGAGCTGCGCGGCTTTCTCGGCGATGATCGGAATCGATTGGATGCCAGACGATCCGGTGCCGATCACCGCGATCCGCTTGCCGGCGAAATCGACAGGCTCATGCGGCCAGTGCGCGGTGTGGTAGACCTCGCCCGCAAAGGTGTCCAGGCCGGGGATCTTCGGGGTCAGCGCGTCGGACAGCGGGCCGGTGGCCATGAGGCAGAACCGCGCGGTGAAGACCTGTCCGTCCTCGGCGGTCAGTGTCCACTGCAGCGTGGTCTCGTCGAGGACCGCCGAAGCGACGCGGGTGTTGAAGACGATGTCGCGGCGCAGGTCGAGCTTGTCGGTGACCCAGTTGAGGTAGCTCAGAATCTCGGCCTGGGTGGCGTACTTCTCGGTCCAGTTCCACTCCTGCTGCAGCTCGTCGGAGAACGAGTAGCAGTAGTCCACGCTCTCGACGTCACAGCGCGCGCCGGGATACCGGTTGTAATACCAGGTGCCACCGACTTCGGGCGCGGCCTCCAACACTTTCACCGACAGGCCCTGTTCGCGCAGCTTGTGTAACGCGTACAGACCGGCGAATCCGGCGCCGACCACGACAGCGTCCAGAGTCTTCCCACCGTTCACCCCACTCACCGTAGAACCTTCGGCGAAATTCGGACTCATTTGGTCCGCTGAACGGGATCGCCGGTGAGTCCGAATACGGACTGCGGTAAACCAGAGATGAGCCCAAGACACGTAAGGACGGCAGCATGAGCGAGCGGGTACTCGATCGGGTGATGGCCATAGCGGACCAGTTGCGCGAGCAAGCTGCCGAGGCCGAGCGGATCGGTCGACTCACCGACGACACGGTCAAGATGATGAAATCCGCCGGCTTGATCCGGCTGCTGCAGACCAAGCAGTACCAAGGATTCGAGGTCCACCCGCGTGAGTTCGCCGAGACCACGATGGCCACCGCGGCGCTGGATCCGGCCGCCGGCTGGATCGTCGGGGTGGTGGGTGTGCACCCCTACCAGTTGGCGTATGCCGACCCCAGGGTGGCCGCCGAGATCTGGTCCGACGACGTCGACACCTGGATGGCGTCCCCGTACGCGCCGCAGGGGGTGGCCCGGCCGGTCGACGGGGGTTACATCTTCAACGGGCGCTGGCAGTTCAGCTCCGGCACCGACCATTGCGACTGGATCATCCTGGGCGCGATGCTCGCCGACACCGAGGGCGTGCCGTTGATGCCGCCGCAGATGCTGCACATGATCCTGCCCCGCAAGGACTACGAGATCGTCGAGGACTCGTGGAACGTGGTGGGGCTGCGGGGCACCGGCTCCAAGGACGTCATCGTCAAGGACGCGTTCGTTCCGGCCTACCGGACGATGGATGCGACGAAGGTGATGGACGGCACCGCCCAGCGCGAGGCCGGCATGACCGAGCCGCTGTACCTGATGCCGTGGTCGACGATGTTCCCGCTCGGCATCTCCGCGGCCACCATCGGCATCGCCGAGGGCGCGTTGGCCGCGCACCTGGATTACCAGCGCGAGCGCGTCAACGCCACCGGCACCGCGGTCAAGGATGACCCGTACGTCATGTACGCGATCGGGGAAGCCGCCGCCGACATCAACGCCGCACGCCAGGAACTGCTGGCCAACGCCGACCGCATCTACGACATCGTCGCCGCCGGCAAGGAGGTTTCCTTCGCCGACCGGGCGGCCGGGCGCCGCACCCAGATCCGCGCGGTGTGGCGCGCGGTGTCGGCCGTCGACGAGATCTTCGCGCGGTCGGGCGGCAACGCTGCGCGAATGGACAAACCGCTCCAGCGGTACTGGCGCGATGTGCACGTCGGGCAGCTGCACGCCATTCACATGCCGGGCACCACCTACCACGCCTCGGCGCTGAGTTCGTTCGGCGTCGAGCCCCCGATGGGTCCGCTGCGGGCATTGATTTAGGAGTTGACCGTGAGTGATCTGAAAAGCCTTGGCTACATCACCGTTTCGACGGCCGACATCGAGCGCTGGCGGCATTTCGCGTTCCGCGTCTTAGGTTTCGCCGAAGGCAAGGGACCCGACCCCTCCGCCCTGTACTTGCGGATGGACGAGCGTGCGGCCCGCATCATCGTCGTGCCCGGCGAGGTCGACCGCGTCGTGACAGTCGGTTGGGAGGTCCGCGACCGCGCCGCCCTGCAACGGGTCAAGACGAGCTTGGACGCCGCCGGTGTCGCCTTCAAGGAACTGTCCCTGCAAGAGGCCGACGCCCGTCGCGTCGAAGAAGTGATCACCTTCGAAGATCCGGCCGGCACCACACTGGAGGTGTTTCACGGCGCGGTGTTGGACCACAGCCCCGTGGTCACGCCGTTCGGCGCGAAGTTCGTGACGGGCGATCAGGGCCTGGGTCATGTCGTCGTGCCCGCCCAGGATCCCAATGGCTTGTTCGACTTCTATACCGAGGTGCTGGGTTTCCGGTCCCGCGGCGCGTTCCGGATACCGCTGCCCGCGGAGTTCGGCCCGATCCGGGTCCGGTTCCTCGGGATCAACCCACGCCATCACAGCCTGGCGATCTGCCCCGCCGTTCAGCAGCGCGACCCGGGATTGGTGCACGTCATGGTCGAGGTCGACACCCTGGACGCCGTCGGGCAGGCGCTGGACCGCGTCAACGCCGAAGGCTTCACGGTGGCATCCACGCTGGGCCGCCACACCAACGACAAGATGGTGTCCTTCTACGTGCGCGCGCCCGGCGACTGGGACATCGAGTTCGGCACCGACGGCATGCGGGTTGACGAAAACTACTACACGGCAGAGGAAATCACCGCCGACAGCTACTGGGGCCATCAGTGGATCCCGGAACCACCGGCCGCAATGCGGATGTGAGGGGGTGCCGGCGGGGCTGACTACGGCGCAGCGTGACGCCTCATGCGTCACAGAATTCCGGGGATGTGCCGAGCTGCCCGGCTTGCAGCGACAAACTGCGGCATCGCGGCGCGTCGCGGGCCTACCCACGCAAGTTGTCGCTTAAAGCCGGGCACGAAGCCACCCCCGAACAAACCCCAAATTTCTCGTTACCCAAGTGACAGAAGGGATTTAGCCAAACAATGATCGACCTGGATGTCACGCCCATCCCAGCGAGCACCATCACCGCCTGGGACCACGAGGCCGACGTCGTCATCGCGGGCTACGGGATCGCCGGCGCCGCGGCCGCGGTCGAGGCGGCCCGGCACGACGCCGACGTCCTGGTGCTGGAACGCACCGGCTCGTGGGGCGGGGCCGCGGCGATGGCCGGCGGGTTCATCTACCTCGGCGGTGGCACCGCACTGCAAAAGGCTTGTGGTTTCGACGATTCCGTCGACAACATGGCGGCATTCCTCAACGTCGCGATGGGACCCGGCGCCGACAAGGACCGGATCGCCGACTACTGCGCGGGCAGCGTCGCCCACTTCGACTGGCTGGTCGAATGCGGCGTGCCGTTCAAGGCCGAGTTCTTCTCCGAACCCGGCTGGGAGCCGATGGGTGACCAGGGCCTGATGTACAGCGGAGGCGAAAACTCCTACCCGTTCAACACAATTGCCACCCCGGCCCCACGGGGTCACGTCCCGCAGATGTCGAACAAGAAGCAAGGCGAAGCCAGCGCCGGCTACATGCTGATGAAGCCCCTCGTCGACACCGCCACGGCGGCCGGCGTGCGGGCGCTCTACGACGTGCGGGTGCAATGCCTGATCGTCGAATCCGACGGCCGGGTGGCCGGGATCCGCGCGCGGCAGTACGGCAAGGACATGACGATCCGGGCGCGCAACGGAGTCGTCCTCGCCACCGGCAGCTTCGCCTACAACGACGGGATGGTCGCCCAGTACGCGCCACGGATCGCCGGACGCCCGGCAGCATCGGTCGAGCAGCACGACGGGCAGGCGATCCGGATGGCGCAGGCGCTCGGCGCCGACCTGGCCCATATGGACGCCACCGAAGTCGCCATCTTCATCGACCCGCAACAGCTCGTACGCGGCATCCTGGTCAATGGCCGCGGTCAGCGCTACGTTCCCGAGGACACTTACCCCGGCCGGATCGGGCAACTCACGCTCTACCACCAGGACAACACCGCGTACCTGATCATCGACCACGAGGCCAACGAGGAAGCGATGGCATCCTGGTCGCCGAAGTTCATGCTGCGGCAGCCCACCTGGGTGGCCGACACAGTTGCCGACCTGGAACGTGACATGGGTCTGGCACCGGGCTCATTGCAGGCGACCGTGGCCGCTTACAACGACGGCGCCGCCCGCGGCGAGGACCCGCTGCTGCACAAGAAGCCGGAGTGGTTGAAGCCGATCGGATCGCCGGTTGGCGCAATCGATTTGCGGGAGAGCACCGGCGGGTTCACGTTGGGCGGCCTGCGCACCTCACTGGACGCGGAAGTGCTGCACGTCAACGGTCAGCCGATCCCGGGATTGTTCGCCGCGGGACGGTCGGCCGCCGGACTGGCAGCGTGGGGTTACGCCAGCGGGATCTCGCTTGGCGACGGCAGTTTCTACGGGCGCCGCGCGGGCCGTTCGGCCGCCAAGGCCTGACCCCCGAACACGCAGAGCACCCCGAGACCCCGAGGTTTCAGGGTGCCCTTCCGTCTGTCCTGTGAAATCGGTGACAACGGACCATGCCGTGTGATATTCCTATTAGGAATATACCGATCAGACATAACCGTTGGGAGCGCCGATGGCCGCCGAACCCACCACGCCCAGTGCCGTCATCGACCGAATCTCGCTGGTCCTGGACGCGTTCGACGGTCCCGGGCGGCTGACGCTGGCTCAGATCGTGCGCCGCACCGGCCTACCGCGCTCATCGGCACACCGGATGCTGGAGCGCCTGGTACAGCTGCGTTGGCTGCGACGCAGCGGCCGCGACTACGAGCTCGGCATGCGTCTGGTCGAGCTGGGGTCGCTGGCCGTGCACCAGGACCGGTTGGTACGGGCAGCCAAGCCGCTGCTCGGTGAACTGCATCGCGCCACCGGTCTGGTCGTCCATCTCGCCGTGCTGGATCGATCCGACGTCGTCTACCTGGACAAGATCGGTGACCGCACGGTCGCCGCCATTCCCACCCGAGTCGGTGGTCGGGCGCCGGCGCAGTGCGCCGCCGTCGGCAAGGCGATGTTGGCCTACCGCGACGACGACGAACCGATCGACCTGTCGACCCGCAGAACCAAGTACTCCGTCGCCAGTGCGAGCCAGCTGACCGCCGAACTGGCCAAGGTCCGCACCCACGGCTACGCGTTCGACCGCGAGGAATCGCTGCTTGGATTCGGTTGTGTTGCAGCGCCCATCGGCGCCCCTGGTGAAGCGGTCGCGGCCGTATCGGTCTGTGGTCCCATGAGCCGCATGATGTTCGATCAGCGACTGGTCGCGCCGGTGCGCATGGCCGCGATGGGTATTTGGCGCAACATGGAAAACGGCCAGGTTGCGCCGACGCTGCAGCCGGTGCGGCCCCTGCTTCGATACGCGTGACTCTCGATCCACAGATCGCCGAGTTCATCGCAGAACTCGACGCCGGCTTCCCGCCGGTGCACACCATGACCGGTGCGCAAGCCAGGGCGATGATCCGCGACCGGTTCGTGCCGCCAGCCGCGCCCGAACCCGTGCGTGAGGTCCGCGACGCGGTGGTCGTCGGTCCCGACGGCGACGTGCCGGTGCGCGTCTACCGGCCCGACGGTGACGACCTGCCGGTCCTGGTCTACGCGCACGGCGGCGGCTTTGTGTTCTGCGACCTGGACAGCCACGACGGCCTATGCCGCAGTCTCGCCAATCATGTTCCCGCCGTGGTTGTTTCGGTGGCGTACCGATTGGCCCCGGAACACCGCTGGCCAGCGGCGGCCGACGACGTCTACGCGGTGGTCCAGGCAGCCGCGGCCGGGACGTTCGGCGGTGACGTCAGCCGCGTCGCCGTCGGCGGTGACAGCGCTGGCGGCAACCTGGCCACCGTGTCCGCATTGATGGCCCGGGACCGGCGCGGGCCGGCGCTCGCGGCACAACTGCTCATCTATCCGGTGATCGCGGCGGACTTCGATACCGAGTCCTACCGACTGTTCGGAAAAGGCTTCTACAACCCGAAGCCGGCCATGCAGTGGTACTGGGACCAGTACGTTCCAGCCGACGCCGACCGCACCCACCCCTATGCCGCACCGCTACACGCCGACCTGCGCCGGTTGCCGCCCGCCGTCTTGGTGGTCGCCGGGCATGATCCGTTGCGCGACGAAGCACTCGCCTACGCGGCCGCGCTTCAGGCCGCCGGGGTACCCGTGACGCTGCTTGAATTCGGCGGCGGTATACATGGCTTCATGAGCATGCCAATACTTGACATCGCGCAGACCGCGCGGCGGCGGGTTGGTACTGCGCTCAAAGCAGCTCTGGGGTCGGTCGATGGCTGACGGTCAAGTCTTCGTGATCGATCGAGTGGTGACCGCCCCCGGCTGCGCGCGCCGGTTCGTCGACTCCTATCTGGCCGAGTACGCGCCCGGTGCGCGGGAGCGCGGCATGACACTGCGCGACGTGCTGGTGAGCCCGCCGATCTGGTTCGACGACAACGTCAACACCGTCACGATCACCTGGACGCTGCCCAGCGTGCGGGCGTGGTGGGAGATGACCTGGCAGGGTCGGTCCGACCCCAGCCTGGCGGAATGGTGGTCGCGGATTAGCGACATAGTGGTAGAGCGGACCCGGTCGTTCGCCGCGGACGCCCATGATGTCGACGATTTGTGCGATGTATAGCGATGTATAGCGTCACCAGGTTGCTCGACGTTAGCGAGTCCGAACGCGGCCGGGTCCTCGACGAGCTGCGTGCCGTCGCGACCGGTTCACCGTATTCGATCGTGCAACCGACGATGCCCGGTTCCCGCAACGGCGGCGACGTCCTGGCCCATCTGCGTTTCGCCG
Protein-coding regions in this window:
- a CDS encoding flavin-containing monooxygenase — its product is MSPNFAEGSTVSGVNGGKTLDAVVVGAGFAGLYALHKLREQGLSVKVLEAAPEVGGTWYYNRYPGARCDVESVDYCYSFSDELQQEWNWTEKYATQAEILSYLNWVTDKLDLRRDIVFNTRVASAVLDETTLQWTLTAEDGQVFTARFCLMATGPLSDALTPKIPGLDTFAGEVYHTAHWPHEPVDFAGKRIAVIGTGSSGIQSIPIIAEKAAQLYVFQRTPNFSVPAGNRKLTAEELAEIKAGYAERRRLSWRSGGGSPHITAPKSTMEYSPEERRAAFEKRWQLGGVLYSKTFPDQLTDLAANDEARAFYEEKIRAVVKDPALADLLIPNDHPIGTKRICTDSNYFETFNKPNVSLISVRATPIGSIDATGINTTEQHYDLDMIVFATGFDALTGALGKIDIVGRGGELLRDNWAHGPRTYLGLGVDGFPNLFVISGPGAPAVLANMVLHAEAHVNWIADAIAYLDDHGYAAMEPTRDAVDGWGVELARRADASLFTKANSWYMGANVPGKPRGFMLFVGGFAAYNEICAEIADAGYKGFEFVKKPC
- a CDS encoding acyl-CoA dehydrogenase family protein, whose translation is MSERVLDRVMAIADQLREQAAEAERIGRLTDDTVKMMKSAGLIRLLQTKQYQGFEVHPREFAETTMATAALDPAAGWIVGVVGVHPYQLAYADPRVAAEIWSDDVDTWMASPYAPQGVARPVDGGYIFNGRWQFSSGTDHCDWIILGAMLADTEGVPLMPPQMLHMILPRKDYEIVEDSWNVVGLRGTGSKDVIVKDAFVPAYRTMDATKVMDGTAQREAGMTEPLYLMPWSTMFPLGISAATIGIAEGALAAHLDYQRERVNATGTAVKDDPYVMYAIGEAAADINAARQELLANADRIYDIVAAGKEVSFADRAAGRRTQIRAVWRAVSAVDEIFARSGGNAARMDKPLQRYWRDVHVGQLHAIHMPGTTYHASALSSFGVEPPMGPLRALI
- the bphC gene encoding biphenyl-2,3-diol 1,2-dioxygenase, with protein sequence MSDLKSLGYITVSTADIERWRHFAFRVLGFAEGKGPDPSALYLRMDERAARIIVVPGEVDRVVTVGWEVRDRAALQRVKTSLDAAGVAFKELSLQEADARRVEEVITFEDPAGTTLEVFHGAVLDHSPVVTPFGAKFVTGDQGLGHVVVPAQDPNGLFDFYTEVLGFRSRGAFRIPLPAEFGPIRVRFLGINPRHHSLAICPAVQQRDPGLVHVMVEVDTLDAVGQALDRVNAEGFTVASTLGRHTNDKMVSFYVRAPGDWDIEFGTDGMRVDENYYTAEEITADSYWGHQWIPEPPAAMRM
- a CDS encoding FAD-dependent oxidoreductase; translated protein: MIDLDVTPIPASTITAWDHEADVVIAGYGIAGAAAAVEAARHDADVLVLERTGSWGGAAAMAGGFIYLGGGTALQKACGFDDSVDNMAAFLNVAMGPGADKDRIADYCAGSVAHFDWLVECGVPFKAEFFSEPGWEPMGDQGLMYSGGENSYPFNTIATPAPRGHVPQMSNKKQGEASAGYMLMKPLVDTATAAGVRALYDVRVQCLIVESDGRVAGIRARQYGKDMTIRARNGVVLATGSFAYNDGMVAQYAPRIAGRPAASVEQHDGQAIRMAQALGADLAHMDATEVAIFIDPQQLVRGILVNGRGQRYVPEDTYPGRIGQLTLYHQDNTAYLIIDHEANEEAMASWSPKFMLRQPTWVADTVADLERDMGLAPGSLQATVAAYNDGAARGEDPLLHKKPEWLKPIGSPVGAIDLRESTGGFTLGGLRTSLDAEVLHVNGQPIPGLFAAGRSAAGLAAWGYASGISLGDGSFYGRRAGRSAAKA
- a CDS encoding IclR family transcriptional regulator; amino-acid sequence: MAAEPTTPSAVIDRISLVLDAFDGPGRLTLAQIVRRTGLPRSSAHRMLERLVQLRWLRRSGRDYELGMRLVELGSLAVHQDRLVRAAKPLLGELHRATGLVVHLAVLDRSDVVYLDKIGDRTVAAIPTRVGGRAPAQCAAVGKAMLAYRDDDEPIDLSTRRTKYSVASASQLTAELAKVRTHGYAFDREESLLGFGCVAAPIGAPGEAVAAVSVCGPMSRMMFDQRLVAPVRMAAMGIWRNMENGQVAPTLQPVRPLLRYA
- a CDS encoding alpha/beta hydrolase, whose protein sequence is MTLDPQIAEFIAELDAGFPPVHTMTGAQARAMIRDRFVPPAAPEPVREVRDAVVVGPDGDVPVRVYRPDGDDLPVLVYAHGGGFVFCDLDSHDGLCRSLANHVPAVVVSVAYRLAPEHRWPAAADDVYAVVQAAAAGTFGGDVSRVAVGGDSAGGNLATVSALMARDRRGPALAAQLLIYPVIAADFDTESYRLFGKGFYNPKPAMQWYWDQYVPADADRTHPYAAPLHADLRRLPPAVLVVAGHDPLRDEALAYAAALQAAGVPVTLLEFGGGIHGFMSMPILDIAQTARRRVGTALKAALGSVDG